From the genome of Aspergillus chevalieri M1 DNA, chromosome 8, nearly complete sequence, one region includes:
- the NUO31 gene encoding complex I 30 kDa subunit family protein (COG:C;~EggNog:ENOG410PGKA;~InterPro:IPR020396,IPR001268,IPR010218,IPR037232;~PFAM:PF00329;~go_function: GO:0008137 - NADH dehydrogenase (ubiquinone) activity [Evidence IEA];~go_function: GO:0016651 - oxidoreductase activity, acting on NAD(P)H [Evidence IEA];~go_process: GO:0055114 - oxidation-reduction process [Evidence IEA]) has translation MASARSLMRLGSGRSLAVSRGVRAFTTTPLQYSAKLSPTEPDVPNMRSAQRPPGGPLRAPVVNPADKHLEKAESLHKYGQYIMSCLPKYVQQFSVWKDELIVNTAPTGLIPIMTFLKYHTAAEYTQVSDITAVDFPTKDNRFEVVYNLLSVRYNSRIRVKTYADEATPVPSVTGLYEGALWYEREVYDMYGVFFTGHPDLRRIMTDYGFDGHPLRKDFPLTGYTELRYDEEKKRIVIEPLELTQAFRNFESGTTAWEPVGPGRDDKPESFKFPTPKPEENPEEKK, from the exons ATGGCCTCTGCACGCTCTCTGATGCGGCTGGGCTCTGGCCGTTCTCTGGCCGTCTCCCGGGGCGTTCGCGCTTTCACCACGACCCCTCTGCAGTATTCTGCGAAGCTCTCACCCACGGAGCCCGATGTCCCCAACATGCGCTCGGCGCAGCGTCCGC CTGGTGGCCCCCTCCGCGCCCCCGTGGTGAACCCTGCCGACAAGCACCTCGAAAAAGCCGAAAGCCTGCACAAATACGGACAGTACATCATGTCGTGTCTCCCGAAATACGTCCAGCAGTTCTCCGTGTGGAAGGACGAGCTGATTGTCAACACCGCCCCCACCGGTCTGATCCCCATCATGACCTTCCTGAAATACCACACCGCGGCCGAATACACCCAAGTCTCCGACATCACCGCCGTTGACTTCCCGACGAAGGACAACCGCTTCGAAGTCGTCTACAACCTGCTCAGTGTCCGCTACAACTCGCGGATCCGCGTCAAGACCTACGCGGACGAGGCGACCCCCGTACCCAGTGTGACGGGCTTGTATGAGGGTGCGTTGTGGTACGAGCGTGAGGTGTATGATATGTATGGTGTGTTCTTCACTGGACACCCGGATCTGCGCCGGATTATGACCGACTACGGTTTTGATGGTCATCCGTTGCGAAAGGATTTCCCGTTGACCGGGTATACCGAGTTGCGTTAtgatgaggagaagaagcggaTTGTCATTGAGCCTCTTGAACTTACGCAGGCGTTCCGGAACTTTGAGAGTGGAACGACAGCATGGGAGCCTGTTGGACCTGGCCGTGATGACAAGCCTGAGTCG TTCAAATTCCCCACTCCCAAGCCCGAGGAGAACCccgaggaaaagaaatag